A stretch of DNA from Trueperaceae bacterium:
AGCGCGTTGCGCATCCGCTCCAACCTGCTCGGCAACGGCGGGGGCAGCGGGCCAGGCGACGGCGCGTACGGGTTCGGCAGCCATATAGGCGGCCATATGGGCAGCCATATGGGCAGCCCCGGTGCCTCGAACGGGTTCGGCGACATGCGCCACGCAGCGCCGTCCCCCCAGGGCCAGCAGCAAGGCCAACCGCAGCAGCAAGGCCGGGAAGGGGGGCGCCGCTAGGAGACTAGCTACCCTGCAGCCGCCACACGCGAGACTAGGAGGCCGCCGCTACAGCTCGAGTAGCGGCGGCTCTATCACACCTTTGGGCTCAGGCACCGCTCCGACATGTACGAGCCGTCGACATATCGGCTGGACGTGTCGAAAGATCGCCGTTTTCTCGACATATGTGATATCCTGCCGGGGTGTCCGCTACTTCATGGGATCCCCGCTCCCCATACGACGGGTTGCCGGATCTTCCACCGCCTATGGAGCTCGAGACCCGCGCCGTGCTCAAGGCAACGGTAGCTGCTCGAGCCGCCCTGGCAGAACTGAAACAGGCCGCTAACCTCATACCGAACCAAGCGATGCTGATCAGCACGCTTCCGCTTCTCGAGGCCCAGGCCAGTTCCGAGATAGAGAACGTCGTGACGACTGCCGACAAGCTGTTCCAAGCGCTCTCGATCGACGAGAGCTCGGATCCTGCCACCAGGGAGGCGCTCAGGTACCGGGAGGCCCTGATCACGGGTTTCCGGGAACTAACCGGTCGGCCACTTGGGGTACGAACCGCTGAGGCGATAGCCACTCGCATCAAAGGCGTAGAGATGAGCGTGCGCACGTTCGAAACCGTCATCATCGCCAACCCAGTCTCACGCGATGTGATCTACACACCACCAGAGAGCCACGCCCGTCGTCGAGAGTTGCTGGCGAACTGGGAGCGGTTCATGCACGATGACGAACCGGCTTTGGACCCGCTGATCCGCTTAGCCGTCGGACACTACCAGTTCGAAGCGATCCATCCCTTCACGGACGGTAACGGCCGCACAGGGCGAGTCCTGAACAGCCTCTACCTCATCGAGGCAGGGCTACTGACGCTTCCGGTGCTGTATCTGAGCCGGTACATCCTCGCGAACCGCCCTGCCTACTACCGGCTGCTACTCGCGGTCACTTCCGATTCTGCCTGGGAGCCTTGGCTGCTCTACATGATTCGAGGAATCGAGGAGACCGCCAGCTGGACCCTCGAGAAGATCTCTGCGATACGCGGGTTGATGGACTCAACGCGTGACTACGTCAGGACACAGTTACCCCGCATATACACGCGCGAACTCGTGGATGCCATCTTCGAACAACCCTACACACGCATAGGCACGATGGTCGAGAATGGGTTGGTCGGGCGCCAGACAGCATCGCGTTACCTCAAAGAGCTGGTCCGAATCGGGGTACTTTCCGAGCGCAAGGTTGGGCGCGACAAGCTGTTCATCAACACGCGCCTGCTGACGCTCCTGACGACAGAAGCGGCCGAACTCGTTCCATTCGGGTAACACGCCTACTCGGACTCGACCGCGTGCCGCTACAGCCACGGCACGAGCATCTGTCGAATAACGGGCGATATCTCGACAAGTCCCGCCCGACATGTACAAGCCCTCGACACGTCCACCGTCCGCCCGGTCACCCACCCCGTGCGACCCCCGGTTACGCTTCGCACATGCAGCCCTCGAACGCCGGCGTCCGGCCCGCCCGACGCCCAGAACCGTCGTCCGCCAGATGACCGGCGCCGCCGACCTCGTCTGGCTCGTCGTCCTCGTCGTCTCCGCCAGCGTCTGGCTCGGCGGCCTCCTGACCATGCCCGTGGTGGCCAGAGCCGCGAGCGCCACGCTGGCCCCGCTCGACCGCGTGGCCTTCTTCAGGGCGCTAGGCCGCGCCTACCTGCCCGTCGGCGGGTCGGCGCTCACCCTGGCCCTCCTCAGCGGCGCCGTGCTCCTGCGCGAGCGTGAGTGGGACGGGCTCCTCGTAGCCAGCGCCATCACGGCCGCCGCGCTTGTCGGAGCGCTGGCCCTCGGGGTCGCGCAGGCGCGGCGGATGACGCGCCTGCGCCAGGCGGCAGGCGCCGCGCCGCAGGACGCCGACTTGGGCGGCCGCGTCCGCCGCGGCGGCCGGTCGGCCGTGGCGTTGCGCGCGCTCATCGGCCTGCTCAGCCTCGCCCTCGTCGTGCTCGGCTGTCTCCTCCTCACCTGAGGCGCCCCACCCCGCCTGGCGCGTTCCGTCACGTCTTACACTCACGCATGGCGAAGCCCCTACCAGACCGCAAGGACGTAGACCCCGCCTTCACCTGGAACCTCCAGGCCGCGTACGAGACCGAGGCGGCGTTCGAGGCCGACCTCGCAGGCGCCGACCAGGACCTCACCCGCCTCCTCGCCTTCCAGGGGCGGCTAGGCGAAGGCGCCAAGGTCGTAGCCGACTTCTTCGACGCCTACTGGCCCACGCTCGAGAAGCTGCAGCGGCTGCGCATCTACGCCACCATGCCGCTGGCCGTCGACCAGAACGACCAGGCGGGGCGCGCGCGGGCCGGGCGCTTCCAGGCGCTCGCGGCGCGCTTCAGCACGGACCTCGCGTTCGCGCAGCCCGAGCTCCTCGCCATCGGCGCCGAGCGCCTCGCCAGGTTCCAGGCGCAAGAGCCCCGCCTCGCGGACCTGACGCGCTACTTCGAGCGGCTCGAGGAGAGCCGGCCGCACGTGCGCAGCTCGGAGGTCGAGGACGTGATCGGCCGCGCCGCCGACCCCGCCAGCGCCTTCGAGCGCGCCTACAACTCCCTCGCGAACGGCGAGCTGCCGTTCAAGGCGGTGGAGCATGCGGGCCAGACACACGAGGTGGCGCGCAGCACGTACCCTTCCCTGATCGCGTCGCCGGACAGGGGGCTGAGGGAGAAAGCGTACGACTCGTACACGCGTGCGTTCCTGGCCCATAAGGACACGCTCACGGACCTTTACGTCGGGCGCATCAAGCAGTCCGTCTTCACGGCCCGCGTGCGCGGCTACGAGGACACCGTGGCCGAGCAGCTCGAGCCGCGCGAGGTGCCGCGCGAGGTCCTCACCAACGTGCTCGACGTGTTCAAGAAGAACGTCGGCGTCTGGCACCGCTACTGGGAGGCGCGCCGCAAGCTCCTGGGGGTCGAGAGGCTCGCCGAATGGGACGTGTTCGCGCCCCTCGCCGACACGCCGCCGCTACCGTACTCGCGGGCGATAGAGCACGTGCTCGCCGGCATGGCCCCACTGGGAGAGGAGTACCTGACGCCCCTACGCAAGGGCCTGCTCGAGGACCGCTGGGTGGACGTGTACCCGAACAGGGGCAAGCGCGACGGGGCGTTCGCGACGCGGTTCTACCGCGGACAGTCCTACGTCATGATGAGCTACCAGGACAACCTGGAGAGCATGAGCACCCTGGCGCACGAGCTTGGGCACGTCATGCACTCCCGGCTGATGGACGAGCGCCAGCCGCTGGCCAACGCTAACTACGCCATGATCGTGGCGGAGACGGCCTCCAACTTCAACCAGGCGCTCGTGCGCGCTCACCTCCTGAGCGTCACGACCGAGCGCCAGGCGCGCCTCGCCGTCCTCGAGGAGGCGTTCCACAACTTCCACCGCTACTTCTTCATCATGCCGACCCTCGTGCGCTTCGAGTTGGAGACGCACCAGGCCGTGGAGCGAGGCGAGGGGCTGACGGCGCAGCGGCTCGTGAGCAGCATGCAGCGGCTCTATCAGGAAGGTTACGGCGCCGCCATCCAGGCCGACGAGCGCACGGGCATAACGTGGGCGCAGTTCGGACACCTGTACATGCCGTTCTACACGTTCCAGTACGCCGTCGGCATCGCGGCGGCCGCGGCCCTCGCGGCCGACGTGCGCGCCGGCTTCGAGCGCGGGGACGACGAGCCCGCGCGGCGTTACCTCGAGTTCCTGAAGGCGGGCTCGGCGCTCAAACCGCTCGACCTCTTCCGCTCCGCGGGCGTAGACATGGCGACGCCCGCGCCCATCGAGAAGGCGTTCGCGGTGGTGGAAGGCCACGTGCGCGAGCTGGAGGAGCTGGCCGCGAGCGCCTGAGGCCATGACGCCGTTCCTGGAACTGATGCTGGTGCTGGCGATCGTGGTGGCAGGCGCGAAGCTGGCCGGTTGGGCGTTGGGGCTGCTCGGTCAGCCGACCGTCGTGGGCGAGATCGCCTTCGGCCTGCTGCTGGGTCCTACGGCGCTGGACCTCCTCGGCATGCCCCTTCTCACACATGCAGCCGAGACCGGCGAGACCATCAAGCTCCTCGGCGAGCTGGGCGTGGTGCTGCTCATGTTCGTGGCCGGCCTGGAGACGGACATGCCTGCCATGCGCAAGGTGGGCATGCCCGCGCTCGTCTCCGCGGCGGGCGGGGTCGTGCTGCCGTTGGCAGCGGGCACCGGTTTCGGACTCCTCGTAGGCATGCCCATGGCGGAGGCCGTGTTCGTCGGCACCATCCTCACGGCGACCAGCGTCTCCATCAGCGCTCAGACGCTCCTCGAGCTGAAGAAGCTGCGCACGAAGGAGGGGATGACCATCCTGGGCGCGGCGGTGATAGACGACGTGCTCGGCATCCTGATCCTCTCCGTCGTAGTGGCGCTCTTCGCGAGCGGCGGCAGCGCCGTGCCCATCTGGCTCGTGGCCCTGAAGATGGTCGCCTACTTCGCGGTCGGCATCGCGCTCGCCCCCGTCGTCAAGGCGCTGCTCCGATGGTTCGACAGGCTCCCGATCGCCCAACCGCTGGTCGCGCTCGCGCTCGTCCTCGTCCTCTTCTACTCGTGGGCGGCGGAGTATTGGGGCGGCGTGGCGGCCATCACGGGCGCCTACCTCGTCGGCATCCTCATCGGCCAGACGGAGTTCAAGCACCGGCTCGAGAAGGCGACGCAGGTCTTCGCCTACGGCTTCTTCGTCTCCATCTTCTTCGTCGACATCGGCCTGCGTGCGAACCTGCGCGAGGCCTTGGGCGGACCGCTCGTGTGGGTCGCCCTGGCCATCATCGTCATCGCCGTCCTCACGAAGGTGCTCGGCTCAGGTTTCGGGGCGCGCGTCATGGGGTTCAGCAACTTCGAGGCGCTCCGCGTCGGCGCGGGCATGGTCTCGAGGGGCGAGGTGGGCCTCATCGTGGCGGCCATCGGCGTCGAGCGGGGGGTCATCCCCCAGGACCTGTTCGCGATCATGGTCCTGATGGTCGTGGTGACGACGCTCGTCACCCCGCTGTTCCTGCGGGCCACCTTCAAGTTCGGACCGCCGTCGGAAGAGCCGCGCGACGAGGCACGCGAGGTGAGCGCCCAGGCAGCCGGAGGCTCCTGAGAGGAGCAGGTCCTTGATCTCGGACGTTACCGCCGACGTGGCGATCATCGGCGCCGGCATCGTCGGCGCGGCGGCGGCGTTCCGGCTGGCCGAGGGTGGCGCCAAGGTCGTCGTCCTCGAGGCGGCCGCCGCACCGGCCACCGGCTCGACCGGCAAGAGCGCGGCGGGGGTTCGGGTCCAGTTCAGCGAGGCCGTCAACATCGAGCTCTCTTGGGCGTCCATCCGGGAGTACCGGGCCTTCCAGGAGCTCTACGGCGCCAGCTCGGGCTACGACCCGTTGGGCTACCTCTTCCTCGTGCCGGAAGAGCATGCGGCCGCCCACCGCGCTTCGACCGACCTGCAACGGCGGCTCGGCGTGCCGGTGGCTGAGCTAGGGCCGGAGGACGCCCAGGCGCTCGTGCCGTTCGCCGCCGAGGGGGTGGTGCTGGCCACGTTCGGAAGCGCCGACGGGATCATCGACCCCCACGCCGTCACGCTCGCGTACCTGACCATGGCCAAGCGGCACGGCGCGCGCGTCTTCGTCGACTCGCCCGTGCGCTCGGCCGTATGGGACGGCGCGAGCTGGCGGTTGGGCGTGGCCGCGGCCGCGCGAGTGAGCTCCGCGCTCGGCGCGACGGACCCGGTCGCGTCGGTCGCCCCGGTCGGCGCGACCGGCCCGATCAGCGCGACCGCCGGGGTCCGTGCGGCATTGACGGTGAGCGCGGGCATGGTCGTGAACGCCGCTGGGGCGTGGGCCGGCGAAGTAGCGGCGCTGGCCGGGCTACGAGTGCCGGTCGTGCCCGTGCTGCGCAGCGTGTACGCCACCGCCCCCCTGCCCGAACCGCACCGCTACCCGCTCACCGTCGACGTTGCCAGCGGCTACTACTTGAGGAGCGAGGGGCGGCGCGTGATCATGGGGCGGTCCAACCCGGAGCAGCCTCCCGGCTTCTTCCAGGGTGGCGACATGCAAGACCTGGAGCGCGTCGTCACGTTCGGCATGGCGCGTTTCCCGTGGCTCGCCGATGCCGGCCTGGACCGGCGCGCGTCCTGGTGGGGCTACTACGAGGTGACGCCCGACGACCAGCCCGTCCTCGGGCGCATGCCGCCGTTGGCGCCCGGCGCCTCCGCCTGGCTGAACGCCTGCGGTTTCTCGGGTCACGGCGTGCAGCAGGCCGCGATGGTCGGCCGGTTGATCGCCGAGGAGGCGCTTCGGGGCAAGGCGACGGCCCTCGACATCACCCCGCTGCGCTACGAGCGTTTCCTGGACGAGAGCGGCGAGTACAGGGCCACCCGGCGACGCGAACTGAACATCGTCTGAGCGGCGTCAGCGGCCCGGCCGCAGTGCGAACCCCACGCCGAAGCGGTTCCAGCCGTTGATGGTGACGATGAGCAACGTCAGGTCGGCGAGCCCGCCCCCTCCGAACTGGGCGAGGGCGGCCTCGTAGGCGTCGTCGGGAGCGCCGACGTCGGGCAGTAGCGTGATGACCTCCGTCCAAGCGAGGGCCGCGCGCTCCCGCTCCGTGTAGACACCTTCCGCCTCACGCCAGGCGGCCAGGAGGTCGAGGCGCTCATCGCTCTCGCCCGCGGCTCGCGCGTCCTTCGTATGCATGGCGAGGCAGTACGCGCAGCCGTTGAGTTGTGACGCCCGGATCTTCACCAACTCGTAGAGCGAGCGCTCGATGCCCAGGCGTTTGCACGCCCTCTCCAGCGCGACCATGGCCTCGAGCACCGCCGGCGAGGCCTTGGCGTAATCGATCCTTTCGTGCATCCGGTCCTCCTATCCACCCCCCACGGGGGAGCGACGTCGGAACTCAGGCGATCGACCTCAGTGCCAGCCGCGTCGCCGCCAGGTCGAACATGGAGTGCCCGACGCTCTTGAAGAGTACCGGCCGAGGCCCGCGCCGGAAGCCTTCCAGTACTCCGACGAGTTCGCCGGCGCCCGCCCAGCTCCAGGTGCCGGCCGCGACCGCCTGGATCAGGTCGCCCGCCTCTGCCCGCGCGCCAGCAAGCGTGTCCACGATGACCTGGCAGCGTCCGACCACGGCAGGAGCCAGTTCGGCCATCGCAGGAGTGAAGGCGCCGACAGCGATCAGGGTCGCCTCGGGGCGAAGCGAGGCTGCGACGGCGTCGCCCAACACAGGGGCCACGGAGTCGGTGGTCGTTACGACCGTGTCCGCGCCCTCGACGGCCCGGATCAGGGACTCGGGTTCGACGACCTCCGCCGCGAGGCCGAAGGCGGCGGCGTGCCGGGCGAGCGCGCCGGCCCTACCGGCGTTCCGCCCGTGCACGAGCACGCGTTCCACCGCCGACCCGGCGGCGAACGCCTCGACGTGCCCACGGGCCTGGGTGCCGGCGCCCACGACCAGCAACGTCCGCGTGTCGGCCGCCACGCTGCGAGCGGCAAGCAGCGACAGCGCCGCGGTGCGCCGCGTCGTCACGGTGGTCCCATCCAAGACGACGAGCGGCCGGCCGTCGACTGCGTCCACGGCGACGACGACCGCCTGGACGGTCGGAAGGCCCCGGCCGGCGTTCAGTGGGTGCACGCTGCCGACCTTGACGATGGCGGCCCGAGCGTCGGCGGCGGCCATCGAGAGGAAGGTGCCACCCCCGGGCAGAGGCAGCGTGCCGCGCTCCAGCGCGCTCACCTCACCCCGCACGGCCGCGCGCAGGACGGCGGCTATCTCGGCAGCGAGCTCCGGGTACGGGAGGAGGGCGGCGGTCTCGGCGGCGTCGAACACTAGCATGCCCAAGGTTCGCCCGTCGCCGCCCCACCCTGCAAGCCCGCGGGGCTCATGCCGGCCGAGCCCCTCCTGGAGCCATGGCCTCGCTGCTCTTGTATTCAATACCGTTATTCGATATCATTCATCCTTGTGCCAACGAAGAGCTCTCGCCTCCGAGAAACCCCGGGCCGCGAGGGATCGTGGCCCGATCACGGCTCGGCCGGGCGCTCGGAGGTCAAATGATACTATTTTATGATATCATGAATGATCTCGCGAGCGAAGGTCCCTTGTGAGCCCCGACCCGGGCGCCAAGGCGCCGGCCAAGCGTGGAAGCGTCGGCATCCCCAAGCGGCCGACCGCGCAGAGGCCAACGCAAGCCAAGCCCCCTCACCAAGCGGCGGGGGCAGGGACCGGCACCATGCGCCACAAGGGCTACACGGCGAAGGTGATCTACGACGACGCGAGCGGCCTGCTGCGCGGGGAGGTCATCGACCTCCAGGACGACATCTCCTTCTCCGCCCCTGCGGTCGCGCAGCTCAGACGCGAGTTCCACGCCGCCGTCGACGGCTATCTGCTCGACTGCGCCACCCGCGGGGTGGAGCCGGCCAAGCCGTTCTCCGGCAAGGTCCTGCTCCGCATGCCGCCCGACCTGCATAGGAAGGCGACCATCACGGCGGCCGCGCTCGACGTGAGCCTGAACGACTTCCTCGTGGCCAGCATCGAGGTGGGGGTGGCGCGCATCGCTGCGGTGCGCCAGGACGACCAGCCCTGACCAAGCCCCGCCGGCGCATCACGCACCGCTAGCCCACCGCAGCGCGTCGGCGCCTCGCCTTACGTTCGCACCCGGCCTGCTCCGCGCCTGCGCTTACCCGTCTCCCCTGGCGAGCCGGTTCCTCACGTCGACCACGAGCGAACGGACCGCGTCGTCCACCTCGGCGAGCCAGGCTTGCCTTAGTTCGTTCGACGATGCGGCCACGCCGCCGAAGCGCAGGCGCCTGAAGTCGGTCACGCCGCCGGTACCCAGGATCACGCGCTCCCAGAGGTTGACGAGCGCGTCGCCCCCGAAGCCACGCTCCAACTCCTCGCCGCCGTTGGCGGTGTTCACCAGCAGCGCGGACCTGGCCCTGAGCAGCCCCGCCATGCCGGCCGGGCCGTGCGCGTACACGATCCCCTCGCGCATGACCCGGTCGATCCACCCCTTCAGGATGGCGGGAACGTTGAAGAACCAGACCGGATGCACGATCACGAAGGCATCGGTGGCCAGCACGTCGGCGACGTAACGGGC
This window harbors:
- a CDS encoding Fic family protein produces the protein MELETRAVLKATVAARAALAELKQAANLIPNQAMLISTLPLLEAQASSEIENVVTTADKLFQALSIDESSDPATREALRYREALITGFRELTGRPLGVRTAEAIATRIKGVEMSVRTFETVIIANPVSRDVIYTPPESHARRRELLANWERFMHDDEPALDPLIRLAVGHYQFEAIHPFTDGNGRTGRVLNSLYLIEAGLLTLPVLYLSRYILANRPAYYRLLLAVTSDSAWEPWLLYMIRGIEETASWTLEKISAIRGLMDSTRDYVRTQLPRIYTRELVDAIFEQPYTRIGTMVENGLVGRQTASRYLKELVRIGVLSERKVGRDKLFINTRLLTLLTTEAAELVPFG
- the pepF gene encoding oligoendopeptidase F, coding for MAKPLPDRKDVDPAFTWNLQAAYETEAAFEADLAGADQDLTRLLAFQGRLGEGAKVVADFFDAYWPTLEKLQRLRIYATMPLAVDQNDQAGRARAGRFQALAARFSTDLAFAQPELLAIGAERLARFQAQEPRLADLTRYFERLEESRPHVRSSEVEDVIGRAADPASAFERAYNSLANGELPFKAVEHAGQTHEVARSTYPSLIASPDRGLREKAYDSYTRAFLAHKDTLTDLYVGRIKQSVFTARVRGYEDTVAEQLEPREVPREVLTNVLDVFKKNVGVWHRYWEARRKLLGVERLAEWDVFAPLADTPPLPYSRAIEHVLAGMAPLGEEYLTPLRKGLLEDRWVDVYPNRGKRDGAFATRFYRGQSYVMMSYQDNLESMSTLAHELGHVMHSRLMDERQPLANANYAMIVAETASNFNQALVRAHLLSVTTERQARLAVLEEAFHNFHRYFFIMPTLVRFELETHQAVERGEGLTAQRLVSSMQRLYQEGYGAAIQADERTGITWAQFGHLYMPFYTFQYAVGIAAAAALAADVRAGFERGDDEPARRYLEFLKAGSALKPLDLFRSAGVDMATPAPIEKAFAVVEGHVRELEELAASA
- a CDS encoding cation:proton antiporter — protein: MTPFLELMLVLAIVVAGAKLAGWALGLLGQPTVVGEIAFGLLLGPTALDLLGMPLLTHAAETGETIKLLGELGVVLLMFVAGLETDMPAMRKVGMPALVSAAGGVVLPLAAGTGFGLLVGMPMAEAVFVGTILTATSVSISAQTLLELKKLRTKEGMTILGAAVIDDVLGILILSVVVALFASGGSAVPIWLVALKMVAYFAVGIALAPVVKALLRWFDRLPIAQPLVALALVLVLFYSWAAEYWGGVAAITGAYLVGILIGQTEFKHRLEKATQVFAYGFFVSIFFVDIGLRANLREALGGPLVWVALAIIVIAVLTKVLGSGFGARVMGFSNFEALRVGAGMVSRGEVGLIVAAIGVERGVIPQDLFAIMVLMVVVTTLVTPLFLRATFKFGPPSEEPRDEAREVSAQAAGGS
- a CDS encoding FAD-binding oxidoreductase; the encoded protein is MISDVTADVAIIGAGIVGAAAAFRLAEGGAKVVVLEAAAAPATGSTGKSAAGVRVQFSEAVNIELSWASIREYRAFQELYGASSGYDPLGYLFLVPEEHAAAHRASTDLQRRLGVPVAELGPEDAQALVPFAAEGVVLATFGSADGIIDPHAVTLAYLTMAKRHGARVFVDSPVRSAVWDGASWRLGVAAAARVSSALGATDPVASVAPVGATGPISATAGVRAALTVSAGMVVNAAGAWAGEVAALAGLRVPVVPVLRSVYATAPLPEPHRYPLTVDVASGYYLRSEGRRVIMGRSNPEQPPGFFQGGDMQDLERVVTFGMARFPWLADAGLDRRASWWGYYEVTPDDQPVLGRMPPLAPGASAWLNACGFSGHGVQQAAMVGRLIAEEALRGKATALDITPLRYERFLDESGEYRATRRRELNIV
- a CDS encoding carboxymuconolactone decarboxylase family protein, whose translation is MHERIDYAKASPAVLEAMVALERACKRLGIERSLYELVKIRASQLNGCAYCLAMHTKDARAAGESDERLDLLAAWREAEGVYTERERAALAWTEVITLLPDVGAPDDAYEAALAQFGGGGLADLTLLIVTINGWNRFGVGFALRPGR
- a CDS encoding delta(1)-pyrroline-2-carboxylate reductase family protein gives rise to the protein MLVFDAAETAALLPYPELAAEIAAVLRAAVRGEVSALERGTLPLPGGGTFLSMAAADARAAIVKVGSVHPLNAGRGLPTVQAVVVAVDAVDGRPLVVLDGTTVTTRRTAALSLLAARSVAADTRTLLVVGAGTQARGHVEAFAAGSAVERVLVHGRNAGRAGALARHAAAFGLAAEVVEPESLIRAVEGADTVVTTTDSVAPVLGDAVAASLRPEATLIAVGAFTPAMAELAPAVVGRCQVIVDTLAGARAEAGDLIQAVAAGTWSWAGAGELVGVLEGFRRGPRPVLFKSVGHSMFDLAATRLALRSIA
- a CDS encoding type II toxin-antitoxin system HicB family antitoxin, with the translated sequence MRHKGYTAKVIYDDASGLLRGEVIDLQDDISFSAPAVAQLRREFHAAVDGYLLDCATRGVEPAKPFSGKVLLRMPPDLHRKATITAAALDVSLNDFLVASIEVGVARIAAVRQDDQP
- a CDS encoding NAD(P)H-dependent oxidoreductase — protein: MSAPVVTLVLAHPSAGSLSAALARAARAALASVGADVRVHDLYADGFDPRMPTCEVGTTELADELVARYVADVLATDAFVIVHPVWFFNVPAILKGWIDRVMREGIVYAHGPAGMAGLLRARSALLVNTANGGEELERGFGGDALVNLWERVILGTGGVTDFRRLRFGGVAASSNELRQAWLAEVDDAVRSLVVDVRNRLARGDG